In Musa acuminata AAA Group cultivar baxijiao chromosome BXJ2-10, Cavendish_Baxijiao_AAA, whole genome shotgun sequence, a genomic segment contains:
- the LOC135624636 gene encoding probable esterase D14L, translated as MGIVEEAHNLRVIGRADGGRGTIVLAHGFGTDQSVWKHLVPHLVEEYRVVLFDNMGAGTTNPDDFDFDRYTTLEGYALDLLAILEELRLGPCIFVGHSVSAAIGAIASISRPDLFSKLVMLSASPRYLNDVDYFGGFEQEELDQLFDAMRSNYKAWVSGFAPLAVGGDMDSVAVQEFSRTLFNIRPDIALCVAQTIFQSDLREILGLVMVPCHILQSSKDLAVPVVVSEYLHRNLGGESIVEVMSSEGHLPQLSSPDIVIPVLLRHIRYDIAV; from the exons ATGGGGATCGTGGAGGAGGCGCACAACTTGAGGGTGATCGGGCGAGCGGATGGGGGGCGGGGGACCATCGTGCTGGCGCATGGGTTCGGGACGGACCAGTCGGTGTGGAAGCACCTGGTGCCGCACCTGGTGGAGGAGTACCGGGTGGTGCTCTTCGACAACATGGGTGCCGGCACCACCAACCCCGACGACTTCGACTTCGACCGCTACACCACCCTCGAGGGCTACGCCCTCGACCTCCTCGCCATCCTCGAGGAGCTCCGCCTCGGCCCCTGCATCTTCGTCGGCCACTCCGTCTCCGCCGCCATCGGCGCCATCGCCTCCATCTCCCGCCCCGACCTCTTCTCCAAGCTCGTCATGCTCAGCGCCTCCCCAAG GTATTTGAACGATGTGGACTACTTTGGGGGTTTTGAACAGGAAGAATTGGACCAACTTTTTGATGCCATGAGATCGAACTACAAGGCTTGGGTCTCTGGATTTGCACCACTAGCTGTCGGCGGAGATATGGACTCCGTGGCAGTCCAAGAGTTCAGCAGAACGCTTTTCAACATTCGCCCTGACATTGCCTTGTGTGTGGCTCAGACAATCTTCCAGAGTGACCTGAGGGAGATACTTGGGCTTGTTATGGTTCCGTGCCATATCCTGCAGAGCAGCAAGGATCTTGCAGTCCCTGTTGTGGTGTCTGAGTATTTGCACAGGAACCTTGGGGGCGAGTCAATCGTCGAGGTTATGTCCTCCGAGGGTCATCTGCCCCAGCTTAGTTCTCCAGACATTGTCATCCCTGTTCTTCTCAGGCACATACGGTATGACATTGCAGTTTAG
- the LOC135626057 gene encoding cytochrome b5-like has translation MGGNPRVFDLSHVALHTTRNDCWLVINGQVIDVTKFLEEHPGGEEVLLEACGKDATKEFEAIGHSKAAYGLLLKYQVGVMRGFKHADAAPAEDDAGEGTKARAHVMTGSAIKDDKKIRCLGAIEFVLPLVVASFAFWYRYSAGLTGMTK, from the exons ATGGGAGGAAACCCCCGAGTGTTCGACCTCTCCCATGTCGCCCTCCACACCACCAGGAACGATTGTTGGCTTGTCATCAATGGacag GTGATAGATGTGACAAAGTTCCTGGAAGAGCACCCGGGGGGGGAGGAGGTGCTGCTTGAGGCGTGCGGCAAGGACGCGACCAAAGAGTTCGAGGCCATCGGGCACAGCAAGGCAGCATACGGCCTTCTGCTCAAGTACCAGGTGGGAGTAATGCGGGGCTTCAAGCACGCCGATGCTGCCCCTGCCGAGGATGACGCTGGAGAAGGCACCAAGGCACGAGCACATGTGATGACCGGTTCGGCCATCAAGGATGACAAAAAGATCAGATGCCTTGGGGCGATCGAGTTCGTATTGCCTCTCGTGGTTGCTTCCTTTGCTTTCTGGTATCGTTATTCTGCTGGCCTGACAGGGATGACCAAGTGA
- the LOC135624635 gene encoding uncharacterized protein LOC135624635 isoform X2 has translation MAASFHQWEKDPFFSAADEVQESADRMESLYRLYIQERNNAAKATTGVEFASGELRTELRTALGTAKWQLEELERAVRSNDDACSAGEDTRVRHDKFIVAIRSQISMVEDCLRQSNLELGETAVAWIRLNDGERDELARFLSGPLQAEDVPKFSSFGGVEVGNSTVDMNGEASIDCMKNFSSQSSESCRRETRDERLHGHASCATTDVGSWAIGIPDEGEDTPGRLPDDRPNFVSRAIFSSAALSDALESTPRMSWLRNGLGNWRGRFQHSLVGYIPLKNDQLGQEINACYGRSKSCLRYCREDINDKQLYGCLGAFQRQLQRSQYQIQYGRPIQIILWATLAVTLMVTFVRYIG, from the exons ATGGCGGCGAGCTTCCATCAATGGGAGAAGGATCCTTTCTTCTCCGCCGCCGATGAGGTGCAGGAATCCGCCGATAG GATGGAGTCGCTTTACCGTTTGTACATCCAGGAGCGGAATAACGCAGCAAAGGCTACCACGGGAGTCGAATTCGCATCCGGCGAGCTCCGTACAGAGCTTCGCACGGCTCTTGGGACCGCAAAGTGGCAG CTCGAGGAATTGGAACGGGCTGTGAGATCGAATGATGATGCATGCTCAGCGGGAGAAGACACGAGAGTTCGGCATGACAAATTCATCGTGGCTATTCGGAGTCAGATATCCATGGTGGAAGATTGTTTGAGGCAGTCCAATTTGGAGCTGGGTGAGACTGCTGTCGCCTGGATCCGTTTGAATGACGGAGAAAGGGATGAGCTTGCACGTTTTCTATCTGGTCCACTGCAAGCCGAAGATGTGCCCAAGTTTTCTTCGTTTGGTGGCGTTGAAGTCGGGAACAGTACTGTTGATATGAATGGAGAGGCTTCCATTGACTGTATGAAGAATTTCTCTAGCCAATCAAGTGAGTCTTGTAGACGGGAGACCAGGGATGAGAGGTTGCATGGTCATGCATCATGTGCCACAACTGATGTTGGATCATGGGCCATTGGGATCCCTGATGAGGGTGAGGATACACCTGGGAGATTACCCGATGATAGACCTAATTTCGTATCCCGAGCGATTTTTAGTTCTGCTGCATTATCAGACGCTTTGGAATCAACACCTAGGATGAGTTGGCTTAGAAATGGACTTGGGAATTGGAGAGGTCGATTTCAACATAGTTTGGTGGGATACATCCCATTGAAAAATGATCAATTAGGTCAG GAAATCAATGCATGTTACGGAAGAAGCAAGAGCTGCCTTAGATACTGTAGAGAGGATATTAATGATAAGCAGCTTTATGGGTGTCTTGGAGCTTTCCAGAGACAACTGCAAAGGTCCCAGTATCAAATTCAGTATGGCCGTCCTATCCAAATTATTCTTTGGGCAACACTTGCTGTTACCTTGATGG TGACTTTTGTGCGGTATATTGGCTAG
- the LOC135624635 gene encoding uncharacterized protein LOC135624635 isoform X1 yields the protein MAASFHQWEKDPFFSAADEVQESADRMESLYRLYIQERNNAAKATTGVEFASGELRTELRTALGTAKWQLEELERAVRSNDDACSAGEDTRVRHDKFIVAIRSQISMVEDCLRQSNLELGETAVAWIRLNDGERDELARFLSGPLQAEDVPKFSSFGGVEVGNSTVDMNGEASIDCMKNFSSQSSESCRRETRDERLHGHASCATTDVGSWAIGIPDEGEDTPGRLPDDRPNFVSRAIFSSAALSDALESTPRMSWLRNGLGNWRGRFQHSLVGYIPLKNDQLGQEINACYGRSKSCLRYCREDINDKQLYGCLGAFQRQLQRSQYQIQYGRPIQIILWATLAVTLMAFCGTKLKLTLSGQNLLQTLGAVSLCNQSAAH from the exons ATGGCGGCGAGCTTCCATCAATGGGAGAAGGATCCTTTCTTCTCCGCCGCCGATGAGGTGCAGGAATCCGCCGATAG GATGGAGTCGCTTTACCGTTTGTACATCCAGGAGCGGAATAACGCAGCAAAGGCTACCACGGGAGTCGAATTCGCATCCGGCGAGCTCCGTACAGAGCTTCGCACGGCTCTTGGGACCGCAAAGTGGCAG CTCGAGGAATTGGAACGGGCTGTGAGATCGAATGATGATGCATGCTCAGCGGGAGAAGACACGAGAGTTCGGCATGACAAATTCATCGTGGCTATTCGGAGTCAGATATCCATGGTGGAAGATTGTTTGAGGCAGTCCAATTTGGAGCTGGGTGAGACTGCTGTCGCCTGGATCCGTTTGAATGACGGAGAAAGGGATGAGCTTGCACGTTTTCTATCTGGTCCACTGCAAGCCGAAGATGTGCCCAAGTTTTCTTCGTTTGGTGGCGTTGAAGTCGGGAACAGTACTGTTGATATGAATGGAGAGGCTTCCATTGACTGTATGAAGAATTTCTCTAGCCAATCAAGTGAGTCTTGTAGACGGGAGACCAGGGATGAGAGGTTGCATGGTCATGCATCATGTGCCACAACTGATGTTGGATCATGGGCCATTGGGATCCCTGATGAGGGTGAGGATACACCTGGGAGATTACCCGATGATAGACCTAATTTCGTATCCCGAGCGATTTTTAGTTCTGCTGCATTATCAGACGCTTTGGAATCAACACCTAGGATGAGTTGGCTTAGAAATGGACTTGGGAATTGGAGAGGTCGATTTCAACATAGTTTGGTGGGATACATCCCATTGAAAAATGATCAATTAGGTCAG GAAATCAATGCATGTTACGGAAGAAGCAAGAGCTGCCTTAGATACTGTAGAGAGGATATTAATGATAAGCAGCTTTATGGGTGTCTTGGAGCTTTCCAGAGACAACTGCAAAGGTCCCAGTATCAAATTCAGTATGGCCGTCCTATCCAAATTATTCTTTGGGCAACACTTGCTGTTACCTTGATGG CATTCTGTGGTACAAAACTGAAGCTGACACTTTCTGGACAAAATTTGCTGCAGACTTTGGGAGCAGTTTCACTGTGCAATCAATCTGCAGCTCATTAG
- the LOC135624637 gene encoding casein kinase II subunit alpha-2-like — MSKARVYTDVNVLRPKEYWDYESLTVQWGNQDDYEVVRKVGRGKYSEVFEGINITNNERCIIKILKPVKKKKIKREIKILQNLCGGPNVVKLFDIVRDQQSKTPSLIFEYVNSTDFKVLYPTLSDYDIRYYIYELLKALDYCHSQGIMHRDVKPHNVMIDHELRKLRLIDWGLAEFYHPNKEYNVRVASRYFKGPELLVDLQDYDYSLDMWSLGCMFAGMIFRKEPFFYGHDNHDQLVKIAKVLGTDELNAYLNKYRLELDPQLDALVGRHSRKPWSKFINADNQHLVSPEAIDFLDKLLRYDHLDRLTAREAMAHPYFLQVRAAENSRMRTQ; from the exons ATGTCGAAAGCCCGGGTATACACCGACGTCAACGTCCTCCGGCCCAAGGAGTACTGGGATTACGAGTCGCTCACCGTCCAGTGGGG AAATCAAGATGATTATGAGGTTGTGCGAAAAGTTGGAAGAGGGAAGTACAGTGAGGTCTTTGAAGGCATAAATATAACCAATAATGAACGGTGCATTATCAAGATCCTGAAGCCTGTTAAGAAAAAAAAG ATCAAGAGGGAGATTAAAATACTTCAGAACCTTTGTGGTGGTCCAAATGTTGTGAAGCTTTTTGATATTGTCAGAGATCAGCAATCAAAAACTCCCAGCTTGATATTTGAATATGTTAACAGTACAGACTTCAAAGTCTTGTACCCTACACTGTCGGATTATGACATACGATACTATATCTACGAACTTCTTAAG GCACTAGATTACTGTCATTCTCAAGGAATCATGCATCGAGATGTCAAGCCACATAATGTTATGATAGATCATGAGCTGCGCAAACTCCGGTTAATAGACTGGGGACTTGCCGAGTTCTACCATCCTAACAAGGAGTACAATGTTCGTGTAGCTTCAAG ATACTTTAAGGGTCCGGAGCTCCTGGTTGACTTGCAAGATTATGACTACTCCTTGGACATGTGGAGTCTTGGTTGTATGTTTGCTGGAATG ATATTTCGCAAGGAACCATTCTTCTATGGTCATGACAATCATGATCAGCTTGTTAAAATTGCTAAG GTACTTGGTACCGATGAACTTAATGCATATCTAAACAAGTACCGCTTAGAGCTTGATCCACAGCTTGATGCTCTTGTTGGGAG ACACAGCAGGAAACCATGGTCTAAATTTATCAATGCAGACAACCAGCATCTTGTTTCTCCAGAG GCAATAGATTTTCTTGATAAACTCCTTCGATATGATCACCTGGACAGGCTCACAGCACGGGAAGCAATG GCGCATCCCTACTTTCTTCAAGTGAGAGCTGCAGAGAATAGCAGAATGCGGACCCAGTAA